From a region of the Pseudanabaena sp. ABRG5-3 genome:
- a CDS encoding YpsA SLOG family protein, producing the protein MNTLVTLIISGGQTGADWGGLLAAADVGIATGGLAPKSYLTELGANPELVKFGLLESDSDDYEIRTIHNVLTADATVIFADYTNSDGTKLTIESCIKHQKPYLINPDSIALHDWLIEQQVKVLNIAGNRESIAQGIGDRTRQVVRDALSLYVVNGKLIQGHRVASGLAEDSPYSKGTISMQIPYFQNLGLDLSSYFRGTLNIDISPYTYTIQKPLYTFRQVNWTTEHPPEDFSFSSCQVRHKGTLYDGWVYYPHPETKIRHFHNPSLLEVIALPINDLVYGDSLQLLINSREIKALCAQNPKIRA; encoded by the coding sequence ATGAACACTCTAGTAACTTTAATCATTTCAGGTGGACAAACTGGTGCAGACTGGGGTGGATTACTAGCGGCAGCAGATGTGGGTATTGCCACGGGTGGTCTAGCACCTAAAAGCTATCTTACTGAGTTAGGCGCAAACCCAGAGCTTGTCAAATTTGGTTTGCTGGAATCAGATAGCGATGATTACGAGATTCGCACGATCCACAATGTCCTAACTGCTGATGCAACAGTTATTTTTGCTGACTATACTAATAGCGACGGAACAAAGTTAACCATCGAATCCTGCATCAAACATCAGAAACCCTATCTCATCAATCCTGATTCCATTGCCTTACATGATTGGCTAATTGAGCAACAGGTCAAAGTATTAAATATAGCTGGGAATAGAGAATCCATAGCTCAAGGTATAGGCGATCGCACAAGGCAAGTTGTAAGAGATGCTCTGAGTTTATATGTTGTAAATGGCAAACTGATTCAAGGTCATCGGGTTGCATCAGGACTTGCAGAGGACAGTCCTTATTCTAAAGGAACAATCTCTATGCAAATTCCTTACTTCCAAAATCTAGGGCTAGACCTGTCAAGCTACTTTCGAGGTACTTTAAATATTGATATCTCACCTTACACTTACACAATACAGAAGCCCCTTTACACCTTTCGTCAGGTAAATTGGACAACTGAACATCCACCCGAAGATTTCTCCTTTTCTTCCTGCCAAGTTCGTCACAAAGGGACTCTCTATGATGGTTGGGTGTACTATCCCCACCCCGAAACTAAGATCCGTCATTTCCACAATCCATCGTTGCTAGAGGTGATTGCTTTGCCTATTAACGATCTTGTCTATGGAGACTCTTTGCAATTACTGATTAACTCACGGGAAATTAAAGCGCTTTGCGCTCAAAACCCAAAAATTAGAGCCTGA
- a CDS encoding methyltransferase family protein, with amino-acid sequence MKIKHAINLHKGLTFIVVLSLMAAYNNFTLAAFIYLALHGGYGILWLLKDRFYPDKQWEQEVPLATGIFTFLVIGLYWIAPFILVSSSLQPSPIVISSAALINLLGIFLHYGSDAQKYYTLKYKTGLITEGFFARSRNPNYLGEILIYLSFAMLTQHWIPFLILGGFVVGIFVPNMLKKDKSLSRYPEFEAYKARSGLLLPKLFPTAQPILQGNE; translated from the coding sequence ATGAAAATTAAACACGCAATCAATCTGCATAAAGGACTGACATTTATAGTTGTCCTATCTCTCATGGCAGCTTACAACAATTTTACATTAGCTGCTTTTATTTATCTGGCTTTGCATGGTGGTTACGGTATTCTTTGGTTACTCAAAGACAGATTTTATCCTGATAAGCAATGGGAACAGGAAGTTCCATTAGCAACAGGAATATTTACTTTTTTGGTAATAGGTCTTTACTGGATTGCACCATTTATTCTCGTTAGTAGTAGTTTACAACCTTCACCTATTGTGATATCTTCAGCAGCCTTAATTAACCTATTGGGCATATTTCTGCACTATGGTAGTGATGCTCAAAAATATTACACACTCAAATATAAAACTGGTCTGATAACAGAAGGCTTTTTTGCCCGTTCGCGCAATCCTAACTATTTAGGAGAGATTTTAATATACTTGAGCTTTGCAATGTTGACGCAGCATTGGATTCCTTTCTTAATCCTTGGTGGTTTCGTTGTAGGAATATTTGTTCCTAATATGCTCAAAAAAGATAAATCTCTTTCCCGATATCCTGAATTTGAGGCATATAAAGCAAGATCTGGATTGTTGTTACCGAAGTTATTTCCTACGGCACAACCAATTCTCCAAGGGAACGAATAG
- the aroC gene encoding chorismate synthase, which produces MGSTFGHLFRVTTFGESHGGGVGAIVDGCPPQLELSEADIQVDLDRRKPGQSKIVTPRREDDRAQILSGVFEGKTLGTPIMILVQNKDARSQDYSEMAEKFRPSHADATYQAKYGIRNWQGGGRSSARETIGRVAAGAIAKKILKQAAGVEIIAYVRQVKDLVAPDIDPNTVTLEQVESNILRCPDPVMAEKMIDFIDKIRRDGNSVGGIVECVARNVPVGLGDPVFDKLEADLAKAVMSLPASKGFEIGSGFDGVHLTGREHNDEFYMEGDRLRTRTNNSGGIQGGISNGENIILRVAFKPTATILLEQKTVSVAGEETTLTGRGRHDPCVLPRAVPMVEAMVALVLCDRYLTQKTVVL; this is translated from the coding sequence ATGGGTAGTACATTCGGGCATTTATTTCGCGTCACGACTTTTGGGGAATCTCACGGCGGTGGCGTGGGAGCGATCGTCGATGGATGCCCACCACAGCTTGAGCTTAGTGAAGCTGATATTCAAGTCGATCTCGATCGCCGTAAACCAGGGCAAAGCAAAATTGTGACCCCACGCCGTGAAGATGATCGCGCCCAAATTTTATCAGGAGTTTTTGAAGGCAAAACCCTTGGTACGCCGATCATGATTTTGGTGCAGAACAAAGATGCCCGTAGCCAAGACTATTCCGAAATGGCGGAAAAATTTCGTCCTTCCCATGCCGATGCCACCTATCAAGCGAAATATGGTATTCGGAACTGGCAAGGTGGCGGTAGATCTTCGGCAAGGGAAACTATCGGTCGGGTTGCCGCAGGTGCGATCGCCAAAAAAATCTTAAAACAAGCCGCAGGTGTAGAAATCATTGCCTATGTAAGACAGGTGAAAGATTTAGTGGCTCCTGATATTGATCCGAATACAGTCACCTTAGAGCAAGTCGAAAGCAATATTTTGCGCTGTCCTGATCCTGTGATGGCAGAAAAAATGATTGACTTCATCGATAAAATCCGTCGTGATGGAAACTCCGTTGGCGGCATTGTCGAATGCGTGGCGCGAAACGTGCCTGTGGGTTTAGGCGATCCTGTCTTTGATAAATTGGAAGCGGATTTGGCAAAAGCGGTGATGTCTTTACCTGCTAGTAAAGGTTTCGAGATTGGTTCTGGTTTTGATGGCGTTCACCTAACTGGGCGTGAACATAATGATGAGTTTTATATGGAAGGCGATCGCCTACGGACTCGGACGAATAATTCTGGTGGAATTCAAGGTGGTATATCTAATGGAGAGAATATTATTTTGCGGGTTGCTTTTAAACCAACGGCAACAATTTTGCTAGAACAGAAAACGGTATCAGTTGCAGGTGAAGAAACCACCCTCACTGGTAGAGGTCGTCACGATCCCTGTGTGTTGCCTCGCGCCGTGCCAATGGTGGAAGCGATGGTGGCTTTAGTACTGTGCGATCGCTATCTCACCCAAAAAACAGTTGTTCTTTAA
- a CDS encoding glucosaminidase domain-containing protein → MRRKQFLQIGAGAIAMFMVDRLGKNSVQAQDLLSLPSSSRRDQVCSQILTGKIDRIMGDGITSEVQLLRLLQLNKAPLNIYGDLPTIYREEAAIEGVNYDIAFCQMCLETGFLQFDGDVKPEQNNFGGIGAIGNGIRGDSFSDRRIGIRAQIQHLKAYATTKPLVQPLVDPRFSLIKRGTAPLLGQLSGKWAEDPNYDKKILAILRRLYQLSGFF, encoded by the coding sequence ATGAGAAGAAAGCAGTTTCTTCAAATTGGGGCTGGTGCGATCGCCATGTTCATGGTTGATCGACTAGGAAAAAACTCTGTTCAAGCTCAAGATCTTTTATCTTTGCCCAGTAGCTCGCGTAGAGACCAAGTTTGCTCTCAAATTCTCACTGGCAAAATTGATCGCATTATGGGAGATGGCATCACTTCAGAAGTGCAACTTTTAAGGCTTTTACAACTCAATAAGGCTCCTTTAAATATTTATGGAGACTTGCCGACGATCTATCGCGAAGAAGCTGCGATCGAAGGAGTTAACTATGACATTGCCTTTTGTCAGATGTGCTTAGAAACAGGTTTCTTACAATTTGACGGGGATGTCAAACCTGAACAAAATAATTTTGGTGGAATTGGAGCGATCGGTAATGGTATACGTGGTGATAGTTTTAGCGATCGCCGCATTGGGATAAGAGCACAGATCCAGCATCTCAAGGCATATGCAACTACGAAACCATTGGTACAACCTCTAGTCGATCCGCGTTTTAGCCTCATCAAACGTGGCACTGCACCTTTACTGGGTCAGCTTAGTGGCAAATGGGCCGAAGATCCCAACTATGACAAAAAAATTCTGGCAATTCTCCGCCGTCTCTATCAGTTATCTGGATTTTTCTGA
- a CDS encoding NB-ARC domain-containing protein: protein MTIEDAIAIVDAALQGKRLSNIQEQLFRQTWEGKTYAEIAETCGYDSSYIRDVGYRLWQMLTKGFGERVTKHNLQVVVRSHAKRLMGNVTSMSQPIASPLVALNNPHIEMIAKDGNAKRCDWGNAIDTSIFYGRTQELAQVKNWVISDRCRLLGVFGIGGIGKTAFATKLAEQVQGEFTLIAWRSLRNAPKVETMLSELVSFLTNQAIATLPQDFNSLLLMFIQALQQSRCLIVLDNVESILRSGETTGHYSEGYEGYGELFREVGQVRHQSCLILTSREKPADVLPPDSSDRMVRSLQLTGLKEEARQMFREELAIAPETRKLIDFYRGNPLALTVVSRSIYSMFDGNVQEFLDQEANVFGDIRNLIDQQYARLSDLEQQVMYWLAIEREPITTDNLRQDIVPMVSKSQILESVISLRWRSLIEKNANSFTQQPVVMEYMTDRLIDVAYNSMIERNPEFLMSYALVQHRAEDYIRETQIRQILQPLTDRLLAHYGSTDVFQRELQSLMQTLRDRQTAIGYAQGNIMNLLRASQSDLAKNFCRFPEQVTEHSDLQILERLLESDRAGGLATWDHRIPWANNPLAQQTSESKTQIRSKNLYYQWPEGSLEQLQQELKQQSKLRKKYHAWLNETEFAEIDANFEAVKITDTLNQPVDARLVFINEVNVIEPPIGLPTPSDRRAQVRKKKARDAS, encoded by the coding sequence ATGACTATTGAAGACGCGATCGCCATCGTTGATGCCGCACTACAGGGCAAGCGCCTAAGTAACATTCAGGAGCAACTTTTCCGCCAAACTTGGGAAGGTAAGACCTATGCTGAGATTGCGGAGACCTGCGGATATGACTCTTCCTATATCCGTGATGTCGGCTATCGTCTGTGGCAGATGCTGACTAAGGGCTTTGGTGAGCGCGTCACTAAGCACAATCTGCAAGTGGTGGTGCGTAGTCATGCCAAGCGTTTGATGGGCAATGTCACTAGTATGAGTCAACCGATCGCGAGTCCTCTTGTTGCTCTAAACAATCCTCACATTGAGATGATCGCTAAGGATGGTAATGCTAAGCGCTGCGATTGGGGTAATGCGATCGATACTTCAATTTTTTATGGTCGTACTCAAGAACTGGCGCAGGTCAAAAATTGGGTGATTAGCGATCGCTGCCGTTTGCTCGGTGTATTTGGCATTGGTGGCATCGGTAAGACTGCCTTTGCAACGAAATTGGCGGAACAGGTACAGGGTGAATTTACCCTGATTGCATGGCGGTCGCTCCGCAACGCGCCCAAGGTCGAAACAATGTTGTCGGAATTGGTCAGCTTTTTAACAAATCAGGCGATCGCGACTTTGCCCCAAGATTTCAATAGTTTGTTACTCATGTTTATCCAAGCCCTTCAGCAATCACGATGCTTGATTGTGCTGGACAATGTAGAATCCATTCTCCGCAGTGGCGAAACTACAGGGCATTACAGCGAAGGTTATGAAGGCTATGGCGAGCTATTTCGGGAAGTGGGACAGGTACGCCATCAAAGTTGCCTAATTTTGACCAGCCGTGAGAAGCCTGCGGATGTGTTGCCTCCTGATAGTAGCGATCGCATGGTGCGTTCTCTGCAATTGACAGGGCTTAAGGAAGAAGCCAGACAAATGTTTCGTGAAGAATTGGCGATCGCCCCTGAAACTCGGAAGCTAATCGATTTCTATCGCGGCAATCCCCTCGCGCTGACGGTGGTATCCCGTTCCATTTACAGCATGTTTGATGGCAATGTACAGGAATTTCTTGATCAAGAAGCGAATGTATTTGGGGATATTCGCAACCTCATCGATCAGCAATATGCTCGCCTTTCTGATCTAGAGCAGCAAGTAATGTATTGGTTGGCGATCGAGCGTGAACCGATCACCACCGACAATCTCCGTCAAGATATTGTACCGATGGTTTCTAAATCCCAGATTCTAGAATCAGTGATTTCTCTACGCTGGCGATCGCTAATTGAGAAAAACGCGAATAGTTTCACACAGCAGCCTGTTGTGATGGAATATATGACTGATCGCCTGATCGATGTGGCTTACAATTCGATGATTGAGCGCAATCCTGAGTTCTTGATGAGCTATGCGCTGGTGCAGCATCGTGCCGAAGATTACATCCGCGAAACCCAAATTCGTCAGATTCTGCAACCCCTCACCGATCGTCTATTAGCTCACTATGGCAGTACGGATGTTTTTCAGCGTGAATTGCAGAGCTTGATGCAAACTCTGCGCGATCGCCAGACAGCGATCGGCTACGCACAGGGCAATATCATGAATTTGTTACGGGCTTCCCAAAGTGATCTTGCTAAAAACTTTTGCCGCTTCCCCGAACAGGTAACAGAGCATTCTGATCTGCAAATTTTAGAGAGATTACTAGAAAGCGATCGCGCAGGCGGACTTGCCACATGGGATCATCGTATTCCTTGGGCAAACAATCCTCTCGCACAACAAACTTCCGAATCAAAAACCCAAATCCGCAGCAAAAATCTCTACTATCAATGGCCAGAAGGTTCTCTCGAACAGTTGCAACAGGAACTTAAGCAACAATCTAAACTTCGCAAGAAATATCACGCATGGTTAAATGAGACAGAATTTGCAGAGATTGATGCGAATTTTGAAGCTGTAAAAATTACTGATACCCTCAATCAGCCCGTTGATGCTCGATTGGTTTTCATCAATGAAGTGAATGTCATTGAGCCTCCGATTGGTCTGCCAACACCAAGCGATCGCCGCGCCCAAGTCCGCAAAAAAAAAGCAAGAGATGCAAGCTAA
- a CDS encoding tetratricopeptide repeat protein: MSQPIEELLQDLKSEDEDVRERATQGLWEMWFMQKGMQGLQVLRQSQMMADSGNVRQAELMLTQLIHAQPDFVEAWNRRAVLFYMQGDYKRSIKDCQKALALNPYHFGAVHGLGLCYAAIGNYHEAIATFRRALEIQPYSLTNQKLILECTAMLN; encoded by the coding sequence ATGAGCCAACCCATCGAAGAATTGTTGCAAGATCTCAAGAGCGAAGATGAAGATGTACGCGAGCGTGCTACTCAGGGACTCTGGGAGATGTGGTTTATGCAAAAGGGGATGCAAGGTTTGCAGGTCTTGCGCCAAAGTCAGATGATGGCGGACAGTGGCAATGTGCGTCAGGCCGAGTTAATGCTGACGCAGTTGATTCATGCTCAACCCGATTTTGTCGAAGCATGGAATCGTCGTGCAGTTTTGTTTTATATGCAGGGCGATTATAAACGCTCAATTAAGGATTGCCAAAAAGCCCTTGCCCTTAATCCTTACCATTTTGGAGCAGTGCATGGTTTGGGTTTATGTTATGCCGCGATCGGGAATTACCATGAAGCGATCGCCACTTTTCGGAGAGCCTTAGAAATTCAGCCCTATTCACTCACCAACCAAAAATTAATTCTTGAATGCACAGCAATGCTGAATTAA
- a CDS encoding rhodanese-like domain-containing protein, translated as MSIIQITVQELAERLAGDRQDLQLIDVRERDEVEIAAIDGFSILPLSEYDQWATDFKEKFDPHAETLVLCHHGMRSAQMCQWLINQGFTNVKNIAGGIDAYAYGVDPNMAKY; from the coding sequence ATGTCTATCATACAAATTACTGTCCAAGAACTCGCTGAACGTTTGGCTGGCGATCGCCAAGATTTACAATTAATTGACGTGCGCGAACGAGATGAAGTGGAGATTGCTGCTATTGATGGTTTTTCAATTTTGCCCCTCAGTGAATATGACCAATGGGCAACAGATTTTAAAGAGAAATTTGATCCCCATGCAGAAACATTAGTCCTATGCCATCATGGAATGCGATCGGCTCAAATGTGCCAGTGGCTGATTAATCAAGGCTTTACCAATGTTAAAAATATTGCTGGTGGGATTGATGCCTATGCCTATGGGGTTGATCCGAATATGGCAAAGTATTAA
- a CDS encoding anthranilate synthase component I, whose protein sequence is MTDWVWLQRSLPTEITGADLWESLYADEPVTVLLESPTTVPSKLARYSIAAGKPRQIWTPEVGEILPCLEKLRSRMQSAPNPDPDLPEHLPFTGGYLGWLGYDLAWEIERLPYIKADNLPFPVAFWYEPSSFAVIDHQTQTVWLAASDRHELDELSDHLSNSENKGLKPLACASNDHRQSNPTYSPERQGYEAMVETAKQHIYAGDIFQANLSMRYGYPWASDGWQLYRHLQKINPSPFASYWRTTWGEVISVSPERLVSLRDRHAETRPIAGTRPRGKTEQQDRELERELLACNKEQAEHIMLVDLERNDLGRVCEWGSVKVDELLAIERYSHVMHLVSNVVGTLRSDRNFVDLIRATFPGGTITGCPKVRCMEIIEKLEPQRRSLFYGSCGYIDKRGNMDLNILIRTLLKTNDHIWGQVGAGIVADSISDREWHESLQKAQAQLAALGLVR, encoded by the coding sequence ATGACTGATTGGGTGTGGCTTCAGCGATCGCTACCTACTGAAATAACAGGAGCAGATCTATGGGAATCACTTTATGCCGATGAGCCAGTTACAGTTTTATTAGAAAGCCCCACCACAGTTCCTTCAAAATTAGCTCGATACTCGATCGCCGCAGGCAAACCTCGCCAAATCTGGACTCCCGAAGTTGGTGAAATTTTGCCATGTTTAGAAAAACTGCGATCGCGAATGCAATCTGCTCCAAATCCTGATCCTGATTTACCAGAGCATTTACCCTTTACAGGAGGATATTTAGGGTGGTTAGGCTATGATCTCGCATGGGAAATCGAGCGCTTACCCTATATCAAAGCTGACAATTTGCCATTCCCAGTTGCTTTTTGGTATGAGCCATCGAGCTTTGCTGTTATCGATCATCAGACTCAAACTGTTTGGCTAGCTGCTAGTGATCGCCATGAGCTAGATGAATTAAGCGATCACCTTAGCAATTCCGAGAACAAGGGGCTTAAGCCCCTTGCCTGCGCCAGTAATGATCACAGGCAATCTAATCCAACCTATTCGCCAGAACGACAAGGCTATGAAGCAATGGTAGAAACTGCCAAGCAGCATATCTATGCGGGTGATATTTTTCAGGCAAATCTCTCTATGCGATATGGCTATCCTTGGGCATCGGATGGATGGCAACTATACCGCCATTTACAAAAAATCAATCCCTCCCCCTTTGCCAGTTATTGGCGTACCACTTGGGGCGAAGTAATCAGCGTCTCGCCAGAGCGTCTCGTGAGTTTGCGCGATCGCCATGCCGAAACTCGTCCGATCGCAGGCACAAGACCGCGTGGCAAAACTGAACAGCAGGATCGAGAACTTGAGCGGGAATTACTTGCCTGCAATAAAGAGCAAGCTGAACATATTATGCTGGTCGATTTGGAGCGTAACGATTTAGGGCGGGTCTGTGAATGGGGAAGCGTTAAAGTTGATGAATTATTAGCGATCGAGCGCTACAGTCATGTGATGCACCTTGTTAGCAATGTGGTGGGGACATTACGCAGCGATCGCAATTTTGTGGATCTGATTCGCGCAACTTTTCCGGGGGGAACGATTACAGGCTGTCCCAAGGTGCGCTGTATGGAAATCATCGAAAAGTTAGAACCCCAACGACGTAGTTTGTTTTATGGTTCCTGTGGCTATATCGACAAGCGTGGCAATATGGATCTCAATATATTGATTCGGACTTTGCTAAAGACTAACGATCACATTTGGGGACAGGTCGGTGCAGGTATCGTCGCTGATAGTATTAGCGATCGCGAATGGCATGAGTCATTACAAAAAGCTCAGGCACAACTAGCTGCGCTTGGGCTAGTAAGATAA
- a CDS encoding pentapeptide repeat-containing protein, producing MDAKEFLQLYRAGRKVFSNIDLVGADLKAIDLHKVDFSHALMSKTNFANAKLCRANLTGADLSYANLNSADLHRANLRHANLKGADLRKADLRGADLRGANLSWANLQETLFDGAQMKNTNLYNAKN from the coding sequence ATGGATGCTAAGGAATTTTTGCAGCTATATCGAGCGGGGCGGAAGGTATTTTCTAATATCGATCTTGTGGGTGCTGATTTAAAAGCGATCGATTTACACAAAGTTGACTTTAGCCATGCCTTAATGAGCAAAACTAATTTTGCCAATGCCAAGCTTTGTAGAGCTAATCTCACTGGGGCAGATTTGAGCTATGCCAATTTAAATAGTGCCGATCTCCATCGTGCAAACCTCCGCCATGCCAATCTGAAAGGGGCTGATTTACGCAAGGCAGATTTGCGTGGGGCTGATTTACGGGGCGCGAATTTAAGTTGGGCAAATTTACAAGAGACCCTCTTTGATGGCGCTCAGATGAAAAACACCAACCTATACAATGCCAAAAATTAA
- a CDS encoding TldD/PmbA family protein, protein MSSALSVEKLVSDAKETASKLGIKKFDIYGAIVDETSAEVDSGAPKQVSASNRASITVRVWNDEGTVGVTSTTNIDRVGLELALQSAHEASFFGAKENIPDFSPEAIADIPAREPQTAPQTEIEQLVETLLGAEKELLNAHPAIAGVPYNGLSQRDLSRFYLNSDGAMRNESSSYSSIYLYTKTEEEGRKPRSAGAYRISRDFASLDVKGCIEETAEKTISHLNYDKIKSGKYLVVFSPEAFLSLISAFSSLFNAQSILDKNSLSTPESIGTQIASPLLNVSDDELHVGNIGASTFDGEGTPTRRIPLIVNGVLTNFLHSSVTAKRLNAQPTGNGSVGAKVSVSPNFFHIERSSAANSSNEKVYDLATVENVILIDDLQALHAGVQASQGSFSLPFDGWLVNKGDRMSIEAATVAGDILELLKAIAYVEPEVKITPSGVSPQVWVEGLSITGEA, encoded by the coding sequence ATGTCATCAGCGCTCAGTGTAGAAAAATTAGTCTCCGATGCCAAAGAGACCGCTAGCAAATTAGGAATTAAAAAATTTGATATTTACGGCGCGATCGTCGATGAAACTAGCGCTGAAGTCGATAGTGGCGCACCCAAACAAGTATCCGCATCCAATCGCGCCAGCATCACCGTGCGCGTCTGGAATGATGAGGGGACTGTCGGCGTTACTTCCACCACCAATATCGATCGCGTTGGCTTAGAACTCGCGCTCCAAAGCGCCCATGAAGCCAGTTTCTTCGGTGCTAAAGAAAATATTCCTGATTTTAGTCCTGAAGCGATCGCTGATATTCCTGCACGCGAACCACAGACTGCACCGCAAACTGAGATCGAGCAACTCGTAGAGACACTTTTGGGTGCTGAAAAGGAATTATTAAATGCACATCCTGCGATCGCAGGGGTTCCCTATAATGGACTTTCTCAACGCGATCTCAGCCGCTTCTATCTCAATAGTGACGGTGCAATGCGGAATGAGAGCAGTTCCTATAGCTCCATTTATCTCTATACTAAAACTGAAGAAGAAGGCAGAAAACCTCGCAGTGCGGGAGCCTATCGCATTAGTCGCGACTTTGCTAGTTTAGATGTCAAGGGCTGCATCGAGGAAACTGCCGAGAAAACAATTAGTCATTTGAACTATGACAAAATCAAATCTGGCAAATACTTAGTCGTATTTTCTCCCGAAGCATTTCTCAGCTTGATTAGTGCTTTCTCTAGTCTCTTCAATGCCCAAAGCATTCTCGATAAAAATAGCCTCTCCACACCCGAATCTATTGGTACTCAGATTGCTTCACCCTTGCTCAATGTGAGCGATGACGAACTCCATGTGGGCAATATCGGCGCATCGACCTTTGATGGGGAAGGAACTCCCACTCGCCGTATTCCTTTGATCGTCAATGGAGTTTTAACTAATTTTCTCCATAGTTCTGTAACCGCAAAACGATTGAATGCTCAGCCGACGGGTAATGGTAGTGTTGGCGCAAAGGTTTCCGTCAGTCCTAACTTCTTTCATATTGAGCGTAGCAGTGCCGCTAATTCTAGCAATGAGAAAGTCTATGACTTGGCAACAGTTGAGAATGTAATTTTGATTGATGATTTGCAAGCGCTCCATGCAGGTGTGCAAGCATCACAGGGTTCTTTCTCTCTGCCCTTTGATGGTTGGCTAGTGAATAAAGGCGATCGCATGAGTATCGAGGCAGCAACAGTCGCTGGTGATATTTTGGAATTGCTCAAGGCGATCGCCTATGTCGAGCCAGAGGTAAAAATTACCCCATCAGGTGTGTCTCCTCAAGTATGGGTTGAAGGGCTTTCAATTACAGGTGAAGCCTAA
- a CDS encoding IS630 family transposase (programmed frameshift): MFLEKIKMTEELQEFIEANRDARELKRGVSVKMYLEGYKHREIKDILGVGSGYISKWTKIYVEQGLEGLLLGYKGKSGYLSEMQNQAINTWLQAKNYWNLVELQEYIEDEYNVVFESTQSYYVIFEKAGISWKKTQKHNPKADPTIVQKKRNEITEWLAKHRDEIIAEKLVIFFADECHLLWGELCGYVWGKKQERIEIPIVNEKERQTYYGAVNLYTQECVIQLASAGNSESTVAFLKYLQIQNQGKRIAIIWDGASYHRSQEVKDYLALTNRELDESDWKITCIRFAPNDPKQNPIEDIWLQAKRFIREFYHLCKSFATVKFFFEFFTHRQIFNFPKLFTYGFFSQII; the protein is encoded by the exons ATGTTTTTAGAGAAGATAAAAATGACAGAAGAACTGCAAGAATTTATCGAGGCAAATCGGGATGCAAGAGAATTAAAGAGAGGAGTGTCGGTAAAAATGTATCTCGAAGGATATAAGCATCGGGAGATCAAAGATATTTTGGGGGTGGGTTCGGGATATATCAGTAAATGGACAAAAATATATGTAGAGCAAGGATTAGAAGGATTGTTGCTAGGCTATAAAGGTAAATCAGGTTATCTGAGCGAAATGCAGAACCAAGCTATCAATACATGGTTACAGGCTAAGAATTATTGGAACTTGGTAGAATTACAAGAATATATTGAGGATGAGTACAACGTAGTATTTGAGTCAACGCAAAGCTATTACGTCATATTTGAAAAAGCGGGAATTAGCTGGAAAAAGACGCAAAAACATAATCCGAAAGCAGATCCCACTATCGTTCAAAAAAAAAGGA ACGAAATAACAGAATGGTTAGCCAAGCATCGTGATGAAATCATTGCTGAGAAATTAGTGATATTTTTTGCTGACGAATGCCATTTATTATGGGGAGAGCTTTGTGGATATGTGTGGGGCAAAAAGCAAGAACGGATTGAAATACCCATCGTTAATGAAAAAGAGCGACAGACCTATTATGGAGCTGTGAATCTGTATACACAGGAATGTGTAATTCAATTGGCTAGTGCAGGTAATTCTGAAAGTACTGTGGCTTTTCTAAAATATTTACAAATTCAGAATCAAGGCAAGCGAATTGCTATCATCTGGGACGGTGCTAGTTATCATCGTTCTCAAGAGGTAAAAGATTATCTTGCTCTAACCAATCGAGAGCTTGACGAGTCAGATTGGAAAATTACTTGTATCCGTTTTGCACCTAACGATCCCAAACAAAATCCTATTGAAGATATTTGGTTACAAGCAAAGCGCTTCATTCGTGAGTTCTATCATTTATGTAAATCTTTTGCGACAGTTAAGTTCTTTTTTGAGTTTTTTACTCATCGACAAATTTTTAATTTCCCAAAGCTTTTTACCTATGGCTTTTTCTCACAAATCATTTAG